The Ignavibacteria bacterium genome contains a region encoding:
- a CDS encoding bacterioferritin: MHEKSIELLNKAVADELTAVHQYMYF, translated from the coding sequence ATGCACGAAAAAAGTATTGAGCTACTAAATAAAGCGGTTGCGGATGAACTGACTGCCGTCCATCAATATATGTATTTCC